The following are from one region of the Methanobacterium formicicum genome:
- a CDS encoding zinc ribbon domain-containing protein encodes MICENCGARIGKKERYCPNCGREVFNSSEKPLQQKYLRGGYSPEEESFQEPYQDWDDYDKDPYEAYHENDEIVGEYKDFDNFKDKNKDHNQLDHQGADFKEYHLTEDHTDDHPDTNQSNPYSSPTKQTPGRGKGYKQGYESDNKYDSGERGYNKEYDNGYENKKPYKRKYEGDKGYYNRHKKNKGYKSNSNKNYYKRGNKVKRGYDLDEYYGSQEKKSSMTGTIVLFLVMALLMGLVLGFIFFSTTLKNII; translated from the coding sequence ATGATATGTGAAAATTGTGGTGCTCGAATAGGGAAAAAGGAGAGGTACTGCCCTAACTGTGGTCGGGAAGTTTTCAACTCTAGTGAGAAGCCTCTCCAGCAGAAGTATCTGCGTGGTGGATACTCCCCTGAAGAGGAGAGCTTCCAGGAACCCTATCAGGATTGGGATGACTATGATAAAGATCCATATGAAGCATATCATGAAAATGATGAGATAGTTGGAGAATATAAGGATTTTGATAATTTTAAAGACAAAAATAAGGATCATAATCAGTTAGATCATCAGGGTGCCGATTTTAAAGAATACCACCTAACTGAGGACCATACTGATGATCACCCGGACACTAATCAAAGTAATCCGTATTCATCTCCTACTAAACAGACTCCTGGAAGAGGCAAAGGTTACAAACAGGGATATGAGTCAGATAATAAGTATGATTCTGGTGAGAGGGGTTATAATAAGGAGTATGATAACGGATATGAAAATAAAAAACCTTATAAAAGAAAATATGAGGGGGATAAGGGTTATTATAACCGACATAAAAAAAATAAGGGTTATAAATCAAATTCTAATAAAAATTATTATAAACGGGGGAATAAAGTGAAAAGAGGTTATGATCTGGACGAATATTACGGATCGCAAGAGAAAAAGAGCTCTATGACCGGCACAATTGTTCTATTTTTAGTAATGGCACTCTTGATGGGCCTGGTTTTAGGATTCATTTTCTTCTCCACTACCCTAAAGAACATCATCTGA